GAGGCGGACCAGGAACTGCAACTTCTCCAGTTCCAGGTTGGCCCGCTGGAGGAGCGGAATCTTGTCCCGCGTGTAGGCGGCCTCCACCAGCAGCATGAGCACGGTCAGGATCGCGGTTTCGATCCGTTCGCCGAGGATGAAGCGGTGGGAGCGGGGGAACTTTC
The sequence above is a segment of the Nitrospirota bacterium genome. Coding sequences within it:
- the avd gene encoding diversity-generating retroelement protein Avd, encoding KFPRSHRFILGERIETAILTVLMLLVEAAYTRDKIPLLQRANLELEKLQFLVRLGRDLGFTSVKQYEHAAKELVGLGQQVGGWLRQQRGRA